In Podospora pseudoanserina strain CBS 124.78 chromosome 5, whole genome shotgun sequence, a single window of DNA contains:
- a CDS encoding hypothetical protein (EggNog:ENOG503Q30B; COG:K) gives MTMGQEQSAPRENDDDNTDIQSGRSSPLPRWDHPENQEQVERQHAATTEPLPETEPPPEASKKEKKKKKKKKDRERSVGEVMDSPGRSLSQLTPLKRKKTRPPSLGNVENVGQSPDGGGSARRKLKKSKRMSLGTILNDNADAVENNDSQDSFVPQPTLPELESEPRLENNEEEDEGMEDAMASQRRKSSSKKKGRNKKAEPEPEPEPEPEVEPEPEPGPEQEQESVPEVGPAPEAAAVEDDRELDEAEEDLANLKTERPDHNSDDDVDMEDGSVARSQHVSETPAPQEEEEESPTSPIVHVKSEPGVYGEDEDMSRLGQGDATDEEESPVPTKTERLQRVMDEAQSAYDSGYIETDGSNERSQRFATQVSPALDHEEATPSEDEVMQNVKSAPEEDEEEMNGTPASEASPAQALKAAPESEGEEEGTPESEAEEEESEVDDEEPVNDPLEDSADEEEVSEERFSEIPESDIEQPEMQHEEPRVEPPSEAGNVPTSQSEQAHVNGTTVQSSPDLGGDDVAYAASPSPPPPSSVRARSSTKRKVKRAFNPDAPVSEPDAQPKTSSARSQKKRKSRDQLGEPEEEEKPEEPEEEPEEEEAPAPTPAPKKKRSKKIREVLHEQEGGEIDEEAPAASTPAPKQKKTPRSKKSKKAASEEQEEKLDKHGYATGRLTAVEEDKVTKAVNKFRKDEGLTQAEINRIIQENPAVAVHNAKGAPTLHAALWTAVCEACPSRSRLKLQKFCRRKFHNFVARGQWTAEQDEELQEMMKIHGNKWTVIGGLINRHPQDVRDRWRDYIVCRDKVVKHDWSNEEEAKLTQAVKEAVDKIRKDLISRGEDEGQAESLVNWQAISEAMGRTRNRLQCMEKWKRILKAEPIADRDRVITLLPDTDNWRVKLARQDLTKITPAEKYRLACVIRDGCTETEREIDWKKITERIFKDKYQRQALVVIWGRLRSSVPHHGDKTVHECAQHIVDRYDEEGGFGDSYGNYPDEQSLPPSAKKPRGSAKKPKEPTTRRRSTSVASAKKKKELSEAFIVDETDSEGETVEDTAMEDTVMEDAASIASDAPPIDSDEEHEEEAPEEAVDEEAEAPPQSSVVKRLAPEEDDTLDQEDETRPPFVPSPSVEADAARTRRRERSLSNKPPTPAAIEEESGEEVQDEDMVTSTRLKSAKKRPATEEMSPRKKKRKTNSESTVRPAVLSSSSPAVTYGRKSNSRKENKKAAAEAVKVRRARALSTISSDMDDMDDIPARLPGQTPPGRVTRRIARK, from the exons ATGACAATGGGCCAAGAACAGAGCGCTCCTCGCGagaacgacgacgacaacacgGACATCCAAAGCGGCCGCTCATCCCCACTTCCCCGCTGGGACCACCCGGAAAACCAGGAGCAAGTAGAACGACAACACGCGGCTACTACCGAGCCGCTCCCCGAGACCGAGCCCCCTCCCGAGGCGagcaagaaagagaagaagaagaagaaaaagaagaaggatcgCGAGAGGAGCGTTGGTGAAGTTATGGACTCACCGGGCCGATCTCTGTCGCAGCTGACGCcgctgaagaggaagaagacgcGTCCTCCGTCTTTGGGGAATGTCGAGAATGTTGGTCAGAGCccggatggtggtgggtcgGCGAGGCGGAAGTTGAAGAAGTCGAAGCGGATGTCGTTGGGGACGATTTTGAATGACAATGCCGATGCTGTTGAGAACAACGACAGTCAGGACTCGTTTGTTCCCCAGCCGACGCTTCCAGAGCTCGAATCTGAGCCTCGGCTTGAGAATaatgaggaagaggacgagggaaTGGAGGATGCTATGGCTTCTCAACGGCGCAAATCGAgtagcaagaagaagggcaggAACAAGAAGGCTGAGCCAGAACCAGAGCCGGAACCAGAGCCAGAAGTGGAACCagagccggagccggggccagagcaagagcaagagTCAGTGCCAGAGGTGGGACCGGCCCCTgaagccgccgccgtggAGGATGATAGGGAATTGGAcgaagctgaggaggatcttGCCAACCTGAAGACTGAACGCCCGGATCACAATTCTGACGATGACGTCGACATGGAGGACGGTTCGGTAGCACGATCCCAGCACGTTTCCGAGACACCCGCCcctcaagaggaagaggaggaatcgCCTACTTCGCCCATCGTGCACGTTAAGTCCGAGCCAGGGGTGTATGGCGAAGACGAGGACATGTCGAGGCTTGGGCAGGGAGATGCCACGGACGAAGAAGAGTCACCTGTGCCAACCAAGACCGAGAGACTGCAAAGGGTGATGGATGAAGCACAGTCTGCCTACGACTCTGGGTATATCGAGACGGATGGCAGCAACGAAAGAAGTCAAAGGTTCGCGACTCAGGTTTCGCCCGCTCTGGACCATGAAGAGGCTACGCCGTCGGAAGATGAGGTAATGCAGAATGTGAAGTCTgcgccggaggaggatgaggaggagatgaacgGGACACCGGCGAGTGAGGCCAGCCCTGCTCAGGCGCTTAAGGCTGCGCCTGAgagtgagggtgaggaggagggaacaCCAGAgagcgaggccgaggaggaagaaagcgAGGTAGACGACGAAGAGCCGGTTAATGACCCCCTCGAAGACAGtgcggacgaggaggaggtaagCGAGGAGAGGTTCTCCGAAATCCCCGAAAGCGACATTGAACAACCAGAAATGCAGCACGAGGAACCGAGAGTCGAACCACCGTCGGAAGCTGGGAATGTGCCGACCAGTCAGAGCGAGCAAGCTCATGTCAATGGGACCACCGTTCAATCTTCACCAGATCTTGGCGGCGACGATGTTGCTTATGCGGCTtcgccatcaccccctcccccctcatctgTCAGGGCCCGTTCTTCCACGAAACGTAAGGTGAAACGTGCTTTCAATCCCGACGCCCCCGTCAGCGAGCCAGACGCACAGCCGAAGACATCCTCAGCTCGCTCCCAAAAGAAGCGTAAATCAAGAGATCAACTAGGGGAgcctgaggaggaagagaaacctgag gagcccgaggaggagcccgaggaggaagaagctcctgctcccaccCCAGcacccaagaagaaaaggtcCAAGAAGATTCGTGAAGTTCTTCATGAGCAAGAGGGCGGCGAGATCGACGAGGAGGCCCCCGCTGCCTCTACACCTGCCCcaaagcagaagaagacacCAAGGTCAAAGAAGTCGAAGAAGGCGGCCTCCgaggaacaagaagagaaacTCGATAAGCACGGTTACGCTACTGGGAGACTTActgctgttgaagaagataAGGTCACCAAAGCAGTGAACAAGTTTCGCAAGGACGAGGGCCTAACCCAGGCTGAAATCAACAGGATCATACAAGAAAACCCTGCCGTAGCCGTGCACAATGCCAAGGGTGCCCCGACATTGCATGCCGCTCTTTGGACCGCTGTGTGCGAGGCGTGCCCTTCAAGATCACGGTTGAAGCTGCAGAAGTTTTGCAGACGAAAATTCCACAACTTTGTGGCACGTGGTCAGTGGACTGCTGAACAGGATGAGGAGCTACAGGAAATGATGAAGATTCACGGCAACAAGTGGACAGTCATCGGAGGTCTGATCAACAGACATCCCCAGGATGTTCGTGACAGGTGGAGAGACTATATCGTTTGCCGGGACAAAGTAGTGAAGCATGACTGGAgcaacgaggaggaggcgaagctCACCCAAGCAGTCAAGGAGGCCGTCGACAAGATTCGGAAAGACCTCATCtcgaggggggaggacgaaGGACAAGCCGAGAGCCTGGTCAACTGGCAGGCTATCAGCGAGGCGATGGGCCGGACGAGAAACCGACTTCAGTGCATGGAGAAGTGGAAGAGAATACTCAAAGCTGAGCCGATTGCGGACCGGGACAGGGTCATCACCTTGCTCCCTGATACTGACAACTGGAGGGTGAAACTGGCTCGCCAGGATTTGACCAAGATTACACCAGCTGAGAAATACAGATTGGCCTGCGTCATCCGCGATGGCTGCACGGAAACCGAGCGGGAGATCGACTGGAAGAAGATTACCGAGAGGATCTTCAAGGACAAGTATCAGCGTCAAGCCCTGGTTGTTATCTGGGGCCGGTTGAGGTCGTCGGTGCCACACCATGGGGATAAGACCGTTCATGAATGCGCGCAGCATATTGTTGATAGGTatgatgaagagggaggatttggggaCAGCTACGGCAACTACCCTGATGAACAgtcccttcctcccagcGCCAAAAAGCCTCGCGGCAGCGCCAAAAAGCCGAAAGAGCCGACGACGAGACGCCGCTCGACCTCCGTCGCCTCcgccaaaaagaagaaagagttGAGTGAAGCTTTTATTGTTGACGAGACTGATTCTGAGGgtgagacggtggaggacaCTGCGATGGAGGATacggtgatggaggatgctGCCTCGATCGCTTCCGATGCCCCACCGATCGACTCTGATGAGGAgcatgaagaagaagcgccCGAGGAGGCCGTagacgaagaagcagaagcaccACCTCAGTCCTCCGTCGTGAAGCGCCTCGCCCCTGAAGAGGACGACACCTTGGATCAAGAAGACGAAACACGCCCCCCATTTGTGCCGTCCCCCTCGGTCGAAGCAGATGCAGCCCGCACTCGTCGCCGCGAGCGTTCTCTCTCGAACAAGCCCCCCACCCCTGCCGCCATCGAGGAAGAATCTGGTGAAGAGGTCCAGGACGAGGACATGGTCACCAGCACTCGTCTCAAGTCGGCCAAGAAGCGCCCCGCCACCGAGGAGATGTCGCcccgcaagaagaagagaaagaccAACTCGGAGAGTACTGTCCGGCCTGCGGTCCTGAGCAGTTCTTCGCCTGCTGTTACGTACGGGAGGAAGTCGAATAGCAGgaaggagaacaagaaggcggcggcggaggcggtgaaGGTGAGGCGGGCGAGGGCGTTGAGCACGATCAGCAGTGATATGGATGACATGGATGATATCCCTGCGAGGCTGCCGGGGCAGACGCCGCCGGGGAGGGTGACCAGGAGAATTGCGAGAAAGTAG
- a CDS encoding hypothetical protein (EggNog:ENOG503NWUE; COG:S): MGLIRAGSRLASRGYSGGAAAVAAQRGLWARGPRMIPNERSAPPPPPPTTLRRIHWTPQPGPRQERRHYSKDKDKCNDDDHRHEPSIWYKMLESAATSLASILVLGTGFAFAAYTYHKSYKYFVLKKMSNAFEPGDPVLDLAAIGKDLPLSKTAAATHWIERPEQSIVDEIVAGKEVGHYHLFIGEKGTGKSSMLLEAMRKIDGDGVAMFEAHADLEIFRIRLGKALDYEFHEDYMGSYFSERGPRDTTALLDIERALNKVEKVALKRRARVGRPLVIIINQMHLIRDDDDGKDLIELLQQRAEQWAASNLVTMVFNSDDYWVYERLKQLSTRMAVLTVLDLPKHQAIAALKNYRRRYFSEVPSSEILEEIYDRVGGRLNFLNRVAKSQDMLATCEEIKRVEKTWFLNQCWILGEEMDDDVMDQQKWAAAAVVLATALVDKEEEMEETYDPAKGHILPSYPLHIAQEIMTRADFVRALDRLNLFSITSKAEVRASSVPMHIAFREIVAQPGFREHLQATIDRIAAIESLGRTREIMAKDLVWGGKYEIKKSYGGVEVSLKQEGKKRDVTVVEEDDDDDGKSDD; encoded by the exons ATGGGTCTAATACGGGCAGGGAGCCGGTTGGCATCCCGTGGATATTCGggaggggcagcagcggtggCAGCACAAAGGGGGCTTTGGGCTCGTGGGCCAAGGATGATACCAAATGAGAGGagcgcaccaccaccaccaccacccacgaCGTTGAGAAGGATACATTGGACGCCACAACCTGGACCACGACAGGAAAGGAGACATTATTCCAAGGACAAAGACAAATGCAATG ATGACGATCACCGCCACGAACCCTCCATATGGTACAAGATGCTCGagtccgccgccacctccctagcctccatcctcgtcctcggcaccgGCTTCGCCTTCGCAGCCTACACCTACCACAAATCCTACAAGTACTTTGTCCTCAAAAAAATGTCCAACGCCTTCGAACCCGGCGATCCCGTCCTTGACCTAGCCGCCATAGGCAAagacctccccctctccaaaaccgcCGCGGCAACCCACTGGATCGAGCGCCCCGAGCAGTCCATCGTGGACGAAATCGTCGCCGGCAAGGAGGTAGGCCACTACCACCTCTTCATCGGAGAAAAAGGCACCGGCAAATCCTCCATGCTCCTCGAAGCGATGCGCAAGatcgacggcgacggcgtgGCCATGTTTGAAGCCCACGCCGACCTCGAAATCTTTCGCATCCGCCTCGGCAAGGCGCTAGACTATGAATTCCACGAAGATTACATGGGGAGTTACTTCTCCGAGCGCGGGCCCCGtgacaccaccgccctcctcgacatTGAACGCGCCCTCAACAAGGTTGAAAAAGTCGCGCTCAAAAGACGGGCAAGGGTGGGCAGGCCGTTGGTGATTATCATTAACCAAATGCACCTCATCcgggacgatgatgacgggaaggACCTGATTGAACTGCTTCAGCAGCGGGCGGAGCAGTGGGCTGCGTCTAATCTTGTTACTATGGTCTTCAACAGCGACGACTACTGGGTTTACGAGAGACTGAAGCAGCTTTCCACCAGGATGGCCGTGCTGACGGTCCTTGACCTGCCCAAGCACCAGGCTATTGCCGCGCTGAAAAACTACCGCAGGAGATACTTTTCTGAGGTCCCGTCGAGCGAAATCCTAGAGGAGATTTACGACCGTGTCGGCGGGCGCCTCAACTTTCTCAACAGGGTGGCGAAATCACAAGACATGCTCGCTACCTGCGAGGAGATCAAGCGAGTGGAAAAAACCTGGTTTTTGAACCAATGCTGGATTTTGGgtgaggagatggatgacGACGTGATGGACCAGCAGAAGTGGGCGGCTGCTGCGGTGGTTCTCGCCACGGCGCTTGTggataaggaggaggagatggaggagacgTATGATCCCGCAAAGGGCCATATCCTGCCTAGCTACCCTCTTCATATCGCGCAGGAGATCATGACGAGGGCGGATTTTGTCAGGGCGTTGGATAGGTTGAATCTGTTTAGCATTACGAGCAAGGCCGAGGTGAGGGCGAGCAGTGTGCCGATGCATATTGCGTTCAGGGAGATTGTGGCGCAGCCCGGGTTTAGGGAGCATTTGCAGGCTACTATTGATCGGATTGCTGCTATTGAGAGCTTGGGGCGCACGAGGGAGATTATGGCGAAGGatttggtttgggggggcAAGTATGAGATTAAGAAGAGTtatgggggggtggaggtgtcGTTGAAgcaggaggggaagaagagggatgttactgttgttgaggaggatgatgatgatgatgggaagagTGATGACTAG
- a CDS encoding hypothetical protein (EggNog:ENOG503NY74; COG:S) codes for MSRSLPVVSSDGNLPWSDSHSHSMDSDEIPHVGLPSPWLDSLPTASNSLSTSSSTLSFARTGQLSPQLSPISTGMAMSCGGSSCLASPSLSPPTAAMNSHSLSSSASTESSWTMNYSGSGSDEGHEHEQLPRGAMSHHHDIHHEHMPWEQDDPDELLMAPKLEPLDDDGFCMDDLGEAPATPIGGVAHALGLDQPKPKRPRGRPRKHPLTPNLTANKVTKGRTKTGCLTCRKRKKKCDEAKPRCMNCEKNAVVCEGYPEKQIWKSGKERAEEERLKSHSVMSITMQPIFHGLETVEDMIFWKHYNEHLSAVLTVEGEHKNAFKDMMVPIAVKHQGLMHSILSLASKHIDFDTPYGATVLRNNPSTSLELIRERSIFHHDAARQKFFEDVEFSKGKPCTDDEVLVSARYGQMLCFLLEALAEGNPRGEHRVHLSAYRSLIASSPPGDSAFLSFIAEFFQYHIFADELIHSSDKSGYRSMSDAQELPSVPHIHPPRLLGVADGLLEHIVPITTIRNSIRRNMAAHEPVIVDYISLYRAAEIDAAIREWAPHLPPGDNRGNVSLLYKHMMQIYLIRTIWPPVATSPTPTAASVSSFSHIRSSPSVGRPTSSVVNTPPQSASTSCASSPKLGASHPMSEPNVYKRNSTGMGSSSNVSPIRKNSGGGIAAALAAENRPDSPPPIRQPVSHDDRITRAVEESLDILDTFKPSDPSQTLLLLPCFVIGTVCFKPLQQERIRAAIKSVRGYTGLRNADRVVEVLEEVWRLMEMGEWVRVWDWGRVAKDMGLDFIPA; via the exons ATGAGTCGTTCCCTTCCTGTCGTGTCCAGCGACGGAAACCTGCCGTGGTCAGACAGCCATAGCCATAGCATGGACTCCGATGAGATTCCTCATGTTGGCTTGCCTTCCCCCTGGTTGGACTCCCTTCCGACAGCCTCCAACTCTCTGTCCACATCGTCGTCGACTTTGAGCTTCGCCCGTACGGGCCAGCTCTCGCCCCAGCTGTCACCCATCAGCACTGGCATGGCCATGTCCTGCGGAGGCTCCTCCTGCCTTGCCTCGCCGTCCCTCTCGCCCCCCACTGCTGCCATGAATTCGCACTCGCTttcctcgtcggcctcgaCGGAATCCTCATGGACCATGAATTActcgggctcgggctcggACGAGGGCCATGAGCACGAGCAGCTTCCGCGGGGCGCCAtgagccaccaccatgacaTACACCATGAACACATGCCCTGGGAGCAGGACGATCCAGATGAGCTGTTGATGGCCCCAAAACTGGAGCccttggatgatgatggattcTGTATGGATGATTTGGGGGAAGCCCCTGCCACTCCCATTGGAGGAGTTGCCCATGCGCTGGGGCTCGACCAACCAAAGCCAAAACGACCCAGAGGACGTCCTCGGAAGCACCCCCTTACCCCCAATCTGACTGCCAACAAAGTCACCAAAGGCCGCACCAAGACTGGCTGCTTGACATGCAGGAAGCGAAAGAAGAAGTGTGACGAAGCCAAGCCGCGAT GCATGAATTGCGAAAAGAACGCCGTCGTGTGTGAAGGCTATCCGGAGAAACAGATTTGGAAAAGCGGCAAAGAAAGGGCCGAAGAGG AACGTCTCAAGTCACACAGCGTCATGTCCATTACGATGCAGCCCATCTTCCACGGGCTCGAGACGGTCGAAGACATGATCTTCTGGAAGCACTACAATGAACACCTCAGCGCCGTGCTTACTGTCGAGGGTGAACACAAGAATGCTTTCAAGGACATGATGGTGCCCATCGCGGTCAAACACCAGGGCCTCATGCATTCCATCTTGTCTTTGGCAAGCAAACATATTGACTTTGACACACCCTATGGAGCCACCGTCTTGcgcaacaacccctccacaagCCTGGAACTCATCCGGGAACGATCCATTTTCCATCACGACGCCGCCAGGCAGAAGTTTTTCGAAGATGTCGAGTTTAGCAAAGGAAAGCCCTGCACCGATGACGAGGTTTTGGTGTCTGCTCGCTATGGACAGATGCTGTGCTTCCTCTTGGAAGCTCTGGCAGAGGGTAACCCCCGTGGCGAGCATCGCGTCCACCTTTCGGCATACCGCAGTCTTATCGCCAGCTCGCCTCCTGGAGATTCGGCCTTCTTGTCGTTCATCGCCGAGTTTTTCCAGTACCACATCTTCGCCGACGAATTGATCCACTCGTCCGACAAGTCAGGCTATCGTTCCATGTCGGACGCCCAAGAGCTCCCGTCGGTCCCTCATATCCACCCGCCTCGACTTCTTGGTGTTGCCGATGGACTGCTCGAACATATtgtccccatcaccaccatcagaaaCTCGATCCGGCGTAACATGGCCGCCCACGAGCCCGTTATTGTCGACTACATTAGTCTCTATCGCGCAGCCGAGATCGATGCTGCGATTCGAGAATGGGCTCCCCACCTGCCCCCTGGTGATAATCGCGGAAATGTCAGCCTCCTTTACAAGCACATGATGCAGATTTATCTCATCCGTACCATTTGGCCCCCGGTCGCCACGTCACCCACGCCGACGGCCGCCTCCGTTTCCTCGTTTTCCCACATCCGCAGCTCGCCATCCGTCGGCCGACCGACCTCTTCAGTAGTCAATACCCCGCCGCAGTCTGCCTCTACCAGCTGTGCCTCGTCCCCGAAACTTGGAGCCTCCCACCCAATGAGCGAGCCAAACGTCTACAAACGAAACAGTACCGGAATGGGTTCCTCCTCGAACGTATCCCCGATTCGCAAGAACAGCGGCGGAGGTATTGCCGCAGCGCTGGCCGCCGAGAACCGACCCgactccccccctcccatccgtCAACCTGTTTCCCACGACGATCGTATCACCCGCGCCGTCGAAGAGTCCCTCGACATACTCGACACCTTCAAGCCGAGCGATCCCTCCCAGAccctgttgttgctgccgtgTTTCGTCATCGGCACCGTTTGTTTCAAGCCCCTCCAACAAGAGCGCATCAGGGCCGCCATCAAGTCTGTCAGGGGCTACACCGGACTAAGAAACGCCGATcgggttgtggaggtgctCGAGGAGGTGTGGCGACTGATGGAGATGGGTGAGTGGGTGCGTGTGTGGGACTGGGGTCGTGTTGCAAAGGATATGGGGTTGGATTTTATTCCTGCTTGA
- a CDS encoding hypothetical protein (EggNog:ENOG503P5FR; COG:S), with protein sequence MGVMHVVMFSFKPLATPEEVQEVCDKLLALKDTCLHPETNRPYMKNIIGGVNTHMSDAQDRVTHAFVSEFDSDEDREYYLKIDPAYAAFWEGAKGIVEKTEVVGFMPGKF encoded by the exons ATGGGCGTAATGCACGTGGTGATGTTCAGCTTCAAACCGCTGGCCACACCGGAGGAGGTTCAAGAA GTCTGTGACAAGCTCCTAGCGCTTAAAGACACCTGCCTCCATCCAGAGACCAACCGGCCGTATATGAAGAATATAATTGGAGGGGTGAATACACACATGAGTGATGCCCAA GACAGAGTAACTCATGCCTTTGTGAGCGAGTTCGACAGTGACGAGGACAGGGAATATTATCTCAAGATAGACCCGGCGTATGCTGCTTTTTGGGAGGGTGCAAAGGGGATTGTGGAGAagacggaggtggtggggtttaTGCCTGGGAAGTTTTGA
- a CDS encoding hypothetical protein (EggNog:ENOG503P2PN) has product MAPHPPRLQTVQQPREAVARLSLGWEQRMQVHQAILSPFHPAASDIHLRRVLFVVSLASTSNNSEPAKRADNITHFVFVPRRHRRTTTQKAQIPCVATPIISCPQPRTKPHLQHPHIPSAKMSQTSHPTLINLPPGPSNPDTPEIPGTPTSTTTSLSALSTTAIKDGHKGTVHHHPHPLNPRGLPPQYDPSNSSLEAERADRISRLTGLAPAAFSRQQQFRSGQQQPIQPYTQTQQFQPPTGIAYFDAQGQPQMQNKMSTVGSASATEVSPSLGGGSVSGRSRTTTMRGREDGDEDMLTEMDSASVAGGSGYVDEDMMIDEMDDDGLSRRSAGTYDEEDDGRESLVGFGEGAGSTGDAEWWRARGDRGLGEE; this is encoded by the exons ATGGCCCCACACCCTCCGCGACTTCAGACCGTCCAGCAGCCCCGCGAAGCCGTCGCTCGTCTTTCTTTGGGATGGGAGCAGCGCATGCAAGTCCACCAAGCGATCCTTTCTCCGTTTCATCCAGCTGCTTCTGATATCCATCTCCGTCGCGTTTTGTTCGTCGTCTCTTTAGCATCAACAAGTAACAACAGCGAGCCAGCCAAACGCGCGGATAACATCACCCACTTCGTCTTTGTACCTCGTCGGCATCGTCGGACTACAACTCAGAAAGCACAGATTCCGTGTGTCGCAACCCCTATTATCAGTTGCCCTCAGCCTCGCACGAAGCCTcacctccagcacccacATATACCATCAGCAAAGATGTCGCAGacctcccatccaaccctcatcaacctccctccaggcccctccaacccagaCACCCCTGAGATTCC CggaaccccaacctccacgaccacctccctctcggccCTCTCCACAACAGCCATCAAAGACGGCCACAAGGGCaccgtccaccaccaccctcaccctctaAATCCCCGCGGCCTACCCCCCCAATATGACccatccaactcctccctcgaaGCCGAACGCGCCGACCGCATCTCCCGCCTCACCGGTCTGGCCCCCGCCGCTTTTtctcgacaacaacaattCCGATccggccaacaacaacctaTCCAACCCTAtacccaaacccaacaattccaacccccaacaggTATAGCCTACTTTGATGCTCAAGGTCAACCCCAAATGCAAAACAAGATGAGCACTGTTGGGTCTGCCTCGGCAACAGAAGTGTCCCCTTCTCTGGGGGGTGGGTCAGTCagcgggaggagcaggactacgacgatgagggggagggaggatggggatgaggatatgTTGACTGAGATGGATAGTGCTAGTGTTGCGGGGGGGAGCGGGTATGTGGATGAGGATATGATGAttgatgagatggatgatgatgggttgagTAGGAGGAGCGCGGGGACTtacgatgaggaggatgatgggagggagagtttggtgggctttggggagggggcggggagtACG GGGGATGCCGAGTGGTGGAGGGCAAGGGGGGATAGGGGGCTTGGAGAGGAGTAA